One part of the Glycine soja cultivar W05 chromosome 11, ASM419377v2, whole genome shotgun sequence genome encodes these proteins:
- the LOC114374346 gene encoding 2-alkenal reductase (NADP(+)-dependent)-like: MGDHEEVRSLVVEEEMGVVESKEWYLVSYAPHGVPTTDHLKLRKVRLSIAPESIPDGHVAIEMLLFSIDPYLRGRLNGTLDGLYFPQFELNQVITIYGIGRVKRSNDSEYKEGDIVLSANFPAAEYCVMPSCEIVRKIDAACGISLPDYLSTLGVPGFAAWLGIEVLADPKPGSNVFISAASGGVGMIAGQLAKIRDCRVIGSTGSDEKVRLIKEEFGYDDGFNYKNEEDLDAVLSKFFPNGIDVYFDNVGGKMLESVLNHVNRYARIPLCGMISQYNQAWTEREGVRNLLNMVGKEVRMEGFLLNTHFDRFGEFAKEMEGHIKEGRLKPKTKINIGIESFLDSLNSLFSSTNIGKVVVQVNKD, translated from the exons ATGGGTGATCATGAAGAGGTGAGAAGCTTGGTTGTGGAAGAGGAAATGGGGGTGGTGGAAAGCAAAGAATGGTACTTGGTATCTTATGCTCCACACGGTGTTCCAACCACCGATCATCTGAAACTCCGCAAAGTTCGTCTATCGATTGCACCTGAATCAATCCCTGATGGCCATGTTGCCATTGAGATGCTGCTTTTCTCTATAGATCCATATCTTCGCGGAAGATTAAATGGAACCTTAGATGGCCTTTATTTTCCGCAGTTTGAACTCAATCAG GTGATCACAATATATGGGATTGGAAGAGTAAAGCGATCAAATGACAGTGAATACAAAGAGGGAGATATCGTTTTGAGCGCAAATTTTCCTGCTGCTGAGTATTGTGTGATGCCTTCCTGTGAGATCGTTAGAAAAATTGATGCTGCCTGTGGGATTTCATTGCCGGATTATCTAAGCACTCTAG GAGTGCCTGGGTTTGCAGCATGGTTGGGGATAGAGGTTCTGGCAGACCCCAAACCTGGCTCAAATGTGTTCATATCTGCAGCTTCCGGTGGTGTAGGAATGATTGCTGGTCAATTGGCTAAGATCAGAGATTGTAGGGTCATCGGAAGCACTGGATCTGATGAAAAa GTGAGGCTAATCAAAGAGGAATTTGGGTATGATGATGGATTCAACTACAAAAACGAAGAGGACCTTGATGCAGTTCTAAGCAA GTTCTTTCCTAATGGTATTGATGTTTACTTTGACAATGTTGGCGGGAAGATGCTTGAATCTGTACTGAATCATGTCAACAGGTATGCCAGGATACCACTTTGCGGGATGATATCTCAATATAACCAG GCTTGGACAGAAAGAGAAGGAGTCAGGAATCTTCTGAATATGGTGGGCAAGGAAGTAAGGATGGAAGGTTTTTTGCTGAATACACATTTCGATCGTTTTGGAGAGTTTGCAAAAGAGATGGAGGGCCACATAAAAGAAGGGAGGCTTAAGCCCAAGACTAAAATAAACATTGGAATTGAGAGCTTTTTGGATAGTCTGAACTCCTTATTTTCTAGCACTAATATTGGAAAAGTAGTTGTTCAAGTTAATAAGGATtaa